The Urbifossiella limnaea nucleotide sequence GGTTCGGCGGGGCTGTTGCGGTGGGCTCGAACAGACTGGCGACGGCCCCGGCCGACACCCACCGCCCGCCGCACGGGTCGAGGACCATGTCGGCCGGGGTCAGTGCCCCGGTCGCGGCCATCGCCCGCAGCCGGTCGACGGCGAACGGCCCGACCTTCCCGCCGTCCCGGGCGACGTACCAGTCGCCGGCCGGGGCGGGGGCGACGGGCCGCGCCGTCGACGGCGTCCGGCGGGTCAACTCGACCGCCGCGTACCCGGCGCAAACCACGCCGATGGTCCCGACCGCGACCCCCCTTCCGACGCCGGCTTCCTCCCCGGTAGCCGCCCCGCCTGCCGCGGCCACGGCCGTGCTGACGACCAGGATGGTCAGGTAGACGGGGAGCGACCCCCGGTCGCGGAGCCGCCGGCCGCACCCCGCGCACCGGTAGCCGCGGAACGGGGAGATGTCGTTGCGGGCCAGCCGGTCCAGCCGGTCCGACCCGCACCCCGGGCAAGAGAGTCCGCCCATCACCCGGCCCCCCCGGACCCGGCCCGGCGGGCGGCCGGCCGAGGCCGGAAGGCGTTCCACGCACCCGCGAGCACGAAGAACGCGACCATCGCGGTCCCTTTCCAGTTCCGCTCCAGGAAGGCCCAGAACCCGACGCCCTCTCGCGGCGGCAATTGGACCGCCCCGGCCGCCGAGCGTGGCGGGTTGCGGTGGTGCTCCTCGACCAGCGAGCCCGGCGCGGGCAGAGCCTGCCCCTCGACCACCGTGATGAACATGTCGTCGGCCTTCCACCCGCCGTCCTGGATCACCAGCATGTACCCCTCCATCCGCACCCGGTGGCCGGCCTCGGGAGACAGCCACGACCCCCGGAACCCGACTCGCCGGGTCCGCGGGCGGGGGCCGTCCGCCTCCTGGGTCCACTCGAACGTGTCGTTCGGGTCGAGGACCGACTGGTCGGCGAACATGGAGTCGAGCAGCGGGTGCATCCGGGGGGTGGCGTACTTCTTCGCATCGGCCGCCGTCTTGGCCCGTTCGAGACGCTTGCACACCTCCGTCGGAGTGAACGGGCGGACCCACTCGTAGAGCCCGTACACGAGCGTAGCGGTGACGACGATCAGCACGACCGTCGCCAGGGCCGGCACGACTTCCCGGCGGACACCGCCCGCCGCCGGGGCGGGCGGTGGGGTGGATACGCACGGTGCGGAAGGTGGTCGCTCCGGCCCCACCCCCGGGGTCTGCACGAGCGGCAGCCAGGTGGTCCCTCCCACCAGGCACGCCGGTGTCTGCCAGCTCGCACGGCCTACGGCCAACTCGGCGTGGATCTGGGCGACAGTGAACGGCCCGGTCGGCACCTCGCCGGTCAGCAGCCAGAACTGGTCCGGGGCGGGTGGTACGTCGGGCATGGGCGCGTCTCGCTCGGCCGGAGCGGGGTGACCGGCCGCCGACGAATGAGAGATAAAGGCGGTGTTGTTATAAGCCGTGGATCAGGAGAACGCAAATGGCCACTGTCAGGGGATGGCGGACGAAGACGTGAAGGTGCTGTTCGGCCGGCGGGTGCGCCAGCTCCGCAGGGCGAAGGGCGTGAGCCAAGAGGCGTTCGCCCACGAGATCCAGATCGACCGGAGCTACTTCGGCAGCATCGAGCGCGGAGAGCGGAACGTCAGCCTCGACAACATCTGCCTCATCGCCGCCGGGCTCGGGGTGCCGCCGTTGGAACTCCTCCGGTTCGAGGCCGTCCGGGATGTCGGGCCGTCTCGTGTGGACGACTGACGCCCGCACGAGAACCACCAGGTCGGCCGCCCTGTAGTCGACCTGCACGGTGCCGAAGTTGACGTCGAAGTACGTCATCCTACGGGCGGCTCCCGCCCGTGGTCGAGGTGGGCCGCGGAGCGGTCCTGCCCGATCGAGTCGACGACGCGGCCCGTGCCCCGGATCATCTTCCGCCGCCTTGATCCCAGCCAATGCTATCCAGCTGCGCCGCACCGCTAGCGGACCAACCCGGCGCGAGGTAAACGGGAAGGCGCGGTCTGGGACCGCCCGACTTACGGCTGGAGTCGAGGGGGCGGCGTAAGAAGATCGAGCTGCGGCTGGTGGGCGCGAGCGTAGTCAACGAAGTCCCACAGGTCGCGGAACCGCCGCTGGTGGGTGAATTCCATCGCATCGAGTACGGCCCGTTGCGCTTCGCCGACACAGAACGGGTGCTTGAGTAACTCGACGAGTTCCTGCGGCGGGAGCCAGAACACGCCGTCTGACAGGCGGCATGTCAGTATCGGTGCGGGTAGAGTTGGAGGGGCTGTAAAGGATCCAAGGGCAAGGAGAAAGGGGCGGTACGTGTAGTGCGGGGGTGTGCGAGCGGACATGAGCCTCGAAAGATCACCGGCCAGCCAACCTAGCGCAAGCGTGTTGACAGCCGAAGCGGTCACGTGCCGTTCGACCTTGTTGCGGTAGAAGTTCCGCTGAGCAAGTCGCCCGGTGCTCAACCAGTTCCCGGGCTTGATCGGGGTGCCGCTTGACACTGTAAGTCGGTCTCGCCCCTTCACGGCACTCGTTTTGTCGACGAACCCGGAGAGCGTTGCCTCCACGTCGTCACCCGTGCGATCGTCCAAGCGGCGTAATGTGGTTTCGATCACTGGCGCGTTTTGCAGTGTGGTCAGCACGCGGAGGCAGAGTTCGTTTGCCTTCGTCTTGTCCAGGTGTCGTGCCAGCGCGGCTACCCCGAGCGCGGCCTCGTATCGCTCGGCCGCGACGGGAGTGACCCGGGGTGCCACCCGGTCGGCCAGATGAGTGGCGGCCGGAAGGCAGACCTGTTCGGCCGTGGCCCGCTCCATGAGGTCGGCCACCCCGGCGAGGCACTCCGCCAGGACACGTGCCGCGTACCGGCTCTGCGCCCGGGTGATCCCCTCGGTGCAGAGGGCCGCCCCCTCGGCTGCGGGCAAGTGACCCACAAGCGCACCGAGGCCGTCTCCCAACTCCCAAAGAAACTCAGGCCGCCGTTGCATGCTCACGGCTTCGGCGACGACCGCCGCTACCGGCCGGCAGGTGTTCGCAGCCTGGTCTGGCGACTGGCGTACCGCGGCAGCCGAAACAGCAAGAGCCAACGCACCCAACGAATCCGGGTCGGAAGGGTGGGACGCCAAGTTCGCCAGGACGTGGGCCGCGTCGTCCGACGGAATGCGTGACGAAACGCCCGCCAGGCATACCACCAGCGCGATCCGAGTCTCACGGACACGGGCCTTGGAAGCGGCGCCGGAGATCAGCTCTGCCGCCTGCGTTCCCACGTCCGTCGCGTCCGCATCCGCCATCCGGCGGCAGAGGACGATGAGACCGGCTGCAAGTTCGATCTGCCGCGCGGGGTCCGCCTCGCGCTTCAGTTCATCGAGTAGTACACGGGCCGCAACAGCCGCCGTGTCCGGGGGGGTCGCGTCCCACCGCGAACATGCGAGGGCAAGGCTTCGCCTTTGTTCTGGCGGGCAGTCCGTATCCCTCATAACGGCGAATCGCCGAATTACGTCTTCTCGACAACGCGGGTCGAGGCCCACAAGTGCGTGCCACACGAACTCTGCCCGGCATTCGAGTTGCCGGCAGGCGTGCGGCGTGCGAGTAATCTCCTCAAGGAAAAACGTACACGCAGCCGAACCACGGAGGGAAGCAAGTCCGCAGAATGCCTCTTGCTCGTAAGGCGTCGGTGCGGCGTTCCGCTGCCCGGCCTGCATGGGGCCGAGTAAGGCCCGCGAGAGGGCCAGCTGGAGATCGCCGCGCGCACGCACCGCCTCCCCCTTCTCACGATCGGCACGCGCTGCCTCTCCCGCCGCCCGTTCCGCAGCCGCCTTCTCCCGCGCTACCGCGTCCTCGGCGTCTTTTGTCCGTGCCCGCGCTGTCTCGGCCTGCTGCCACGCGTATGCCCCGAGGCCGCCGACCATCAAAAGCACCACCGCCGACCCGACCAGTGCCCGCCTCAGCACTAGTACCCGCCGAGCCTGGGAAGCCGCCCGCCGCTCCAGCCCGCGGAGGCGTTCTCGCTCGGACAGTGACTCGAGTCGATCGGCGAGGACGGTCACCGTGGCCAGCCGACGGTCGGCCGGTAGCGTCGCGGTGCGGATGTCGTCGGCGAGGAGGTCCGCGTGCGGTAACCCCCTCAGGTTCTCCTCCCACCCCGTGCCCAGCGGCTGCCCGAAGTCTCCGACAAGCGTCTGGTACAGCACCACCCCCAGGGCGTACACGTCGTACCCCGTCGTCGCCGGCTTCCCCACCAGCGCTTCCGGCGGGGCGTACAGCCGGGTGCCCGTCCGGTTGCTTTCGTTGCCGGCTAGCGCCTGTGTGCCGCCGGTCGCGGTGATGTGACGCTGGTTCAGGATCGACCGGTCGGTCAACACACCGATCCCGAAGTCGGCGACGACCGGGTGCGGGCGACCGTTCACCTCCCGCACGAGCAGGTTCGCCGGCTTCAGGTCTTTGTGAATGATCCCCAGCTGGTGGGCGGCGGCCACCGTCCGCGCGACCGCGGCTACGAACCGGACGCGGTCGTCGACCGGCCACGAGTCGAATCCCCGCGCCGTCACCCAGTCACACAGGTTGCCGCCGGCGACGTACTCGCTTTCGATGAAGTACGGCGGGCGATCGAACTGCACGTCGTTGAGCCGCACGAAGTCCGGTCGCTCCCCGAACTCCGACTTGAGGAGCCGAAACAAAGTAAGCTCTCGCTTGAACGACCGGAGGCGCTCGGCGGCGAAGCAGAACTTGAACACCCGCTGGTCCTTGGTCCGCGGTTGGCAGGCCAGCCACACCTCGCCGAACCCGCCCTCCCCGAGTGGCCGTTCCAGCCGCCACCCCTCCCGACCGGGGATCACCAGGCCGACCCCCGGCCGCCACGCTCCGGTGTCGTCCGCGTCGTCCACCCGGACGCGCCGCGCCTTTTCCGAGTCCGGTGGGGGGGCGAGTTCCGGTGCGCCCTCCGGGCCGACGCCGAACACCTCCAGCGGGTCGTCGTCGTTACCCTTGAACCGGTACTGGCCGTGAGCGACAAACGTCAACGGGCGGGCGGGGTCGGTCGGGTTCACCCGGACGTACTGGCGGGCGCTGTCGAACGCGTGGCGCGTGAGGAGAGTCTGCCCCGGCCGGGCGAGGCCCATGACGCGGGCGGCCAGGTCCACGGCCTGCCCCGCCAACTTGGGCGTGCCGGACTGGGCAAGTTCGACGTGCTCACCGAGGTGGATGCCGACGCGAGTGGCCGGTAGCCGGCCTGACCGCCGCACGGCATGGCCCCACGGCTCGGCGGTAAGGGCGGCGTGGAACCGCAGGGCGAACTGGACCGCCCCCCCGGGCGCCGGGAAGGTGGCAAGGTAGCCGTCGCCCATGTCATTGTTGACCGCCGCCCCGGGGTAGTCGCCCAGCAGGGTGCGGAACAGCCGGTCGTGGGGCTTCAACACCTGGAGCGCGTAATCGCGGTCACCGAGGGTCTTCTTCCAGGCGGTCGAGTCTGCCAGGTCGGTGAATAGGAAGACCCTCAGGACAGACGCCGCGGCGCTGGGGTCCGATTCGTGATGAACCATCAAGGTGCTCTCGATACGACGCGACTGCCCCTGTCGCGCTGGACGATTCGATGTCGTGGGCGAAGGGCGGTTGAGTCACACGGAAGTAGATGGTTATCAGATTATCACGGACCCCGAAGCGAAGTCCCGACAATTCACACGAGTGGCGCAGAGTCGACGGGCGGCAGCACGTTAGCGAACCCGGTGGTGCGGGCGACCGGCGGACGGGGGCGTCACCTCGACCTGCTCGATGGCTGTGGCGCCCTCCGTATACGGCCCGCGGGCCAGCACGGCGCTGCCCGGTCACCAACTCCGCAAGGAGAAGGGCGTGAGCCAGGAGGCGTTCGCCCACCAGATCCAGATCGACCGGAGCTACTTCGGGAGCATCGAGCGGGGGGAGCGGAACGTCAGCCTCGACAACATCTGCCTCATCGCCGCCGGGCTCGGGGTGCCGCCATCAGAACTCCTCCGGTTCGACGCCGTCCGGGACGTCGAACCGGCTCGTGTGGACGAATGACGCCCGCACGAGACGGCTCAATTACGCCGCCGGAGGTCGGCCGGGCCGCCGCCGGCCGCGGCTCACGTCCGATCGCCAGCTTGTCCGTCGTCCGCGGCCGGGCCGCGTTCGGCGGTTAGAGCGCGCCGAGCAGGTGGCTCGCCGCCTCCCGGACCTGTTCGCGGAGTTCGTCCTGTTCCCGCTCGTGCTCGCGGTCGAGCACCTCCTCGATGTGCTCCAAGACCTCCTCGGACGGCGACTCGCGGCGGAGCCACGCCAGTTCGCGGCGGAACTGCTCTTCGTTCCCGGCCGGGCGCTCGGGCGAGCAGGCCCGGAACACCCACCTCCAGTGCCCCAGGGTGAGGGGCTGCCCGTTGTCCATCGGGGTTGCCGCCTCCTCCAGAATGAAGGCGCGATCCTCCTCGTCGATGTGACCGAGGCTCATGACCCAGGACGCGCGCTCCTCGGTCCCCAGGTGGGACACCCGCGACGCGATGTCCGCGATCCCCCGCGGGCCGTACGTCACCTGGTCCATTACCACCGGCCCCAGGTCGAGCCCGACGGCGAAGTAGGTGGCCATCTGCTCGGCCGGGGGTCGTCGGTCGAAGTCCTTGAAGTGGGCGGCGATCTCTCGGACCAGCTTCGCGGTCGCCCGGTTCGTCGTGTTCATCACGTACTCCTGTTTCAATTGAGGCTGTGATTTCGTCGCGCTGTCAGCACTACGACCGGACCCACGATGAGGGGCGGTCGGCACAGTTACGTCCGCGCACCTGTGCGACGGTGCGCACGCCGACGAGGGCCGCTGCGGCCCCACGCCGGGGCGGCAGCGGCCGTGTCGGTCAGCCGGGCCAGCCGGCCCCGGTCCAGCCCGCGACCGTCTTCTCGTGGATCGGGGCGTGCCCCGTCAGGGCCGCCGCGACGCGCCGCCGGAAGGCGGTCACGGACGGCATCCGGTCGAAGCGGATCAGGTGGGCCTTCGCCTTCGGGTTGTCGGCGGCCCCGAACCCCCGGGCCGGGTACGACGCCCCCGGTAACGCCGCCAGGATCGCCGCCCAGGCGAACTCCACCTTGACGCGGTCGAGTGTCCACCACACCGCGACGGGCGTGCCGAGCGGCTTGAGGTGGTCGAGGTTCCACATCCGGGGAGTGACCGTCGTGAGGTGACGATGGGTCCGCTTTCGTACCCCACCCGGCCCGAACGCACTCCCGGCATAGGCGTAGTACCCGGCCGGGAAGTCGAACGTCCCCAGCTTGCCGATCCTGACGGCCGTGGCCGCCTCGGGCAGACGGCAGAACGCCACATAAGTGCCCGGCACCGCGGGCGGTCCCGTCAGCGGGTCGTGGCCCCGCGACCGGACGACCGCGGCCAGCCGCTCGGCCGCCCGCCGCAGCACCCGCGCCGCTTCCCGGACCGCGTCCGCCTCGGCCCGCGTCGGCGGCGTCTCCCGCACCACACGCGGCAGCTCGCGGGCGTTCTTCTCGGCGATGCCGCGGACCGAGGCCACCTTCGCCCGCGTCGTTGTGGGGGCGTACGCCGCGGGCCGCCCCCGCGGCTTCCACGGCTGGTGCCCCCGCTCGTCCGCGAGCCGGCCGCCGGCCCGCTTCATCAGGGCGTCGATCCGCCGCCAGTGTGCCCGGATGGTGCGGACGTCATGGAGGACGCCGTCGGTCCGGCCGGCCGCCGGCCACGCCCGCGGACGCGTGGCGAGCAGCCCGTCGGCGACATGGTCGAGTAGCCCGGCGTTCCGGGCCAGCCGGCTCGCCACCTCGGTGTAGCCGTGGGTGTCGAAGGGCGGGTCGACGCCGGCCGGCGGCTTGCCGAGCGGGTTCCGGCCGGCGCGGGCCTGCGCCAGCGCGAACCGCTGCCGCTCCGCGTGGGTGCGGCCGATCTTCATCAGCACCCGCGCCG carries:
- a CDS encoding helix-turn-helix domain-containing protein; amino-acid sequence: MADEDVKVLFGRRVRQLRRAKGVSQEAFAHEIQIDRSYFGSIERGERNVSLDNICLIAAGLGVPPLELLRFEAVRDVGPSRVDD
- a CDS encoding protein kinase domain-containing protein — translated: MVHHESDPSAAASVLRVFLFTDLADSTAWKKTLGDRDYALQVLKPHDRLFRTLLGDYPGAAVNNDMGDGYLATFPAPGGAVQFALRFHAALTAEPWGHAVRRSGRLPATRVGIHLGEHVELAQSGTPKLAGQAVDLAARVMGLARPGQTLLTRHAFDSARQYVRVNPTDPARPLTFVAHGQYRFKGNDDDPLEVFGVGPEGAPELAPPPDSEKARRVRVDDADDTGAWRPGVGLVIPGREGWRLERPLGEGGFGEVWLACQPRTKDQRVFKFCFAAERLRSFKRELTLFRLLKSEFGERPDFVRLNDVQFDRPPYFIESEYVAGGNLCDWVTARGFDSWPVDDRVRFVAAVARTVAAAHQLGIIHKDLKPANLLVREVNGRPHPVVADFGIGVLTDRSILNQRHITATGGTQALAGNESNRTGTRLYAPPEALVGKPATTGYDVYALGVVLYQTLVGDFGQPLGTGWEENLRGLPHADLLADDIRTATLPADRRLATVTVLADRLESLSERERLRGLERRAASQARRVLVLRRALVGSAVVLLMVGGLGAYAWQQAETARARTKDAEDAVAREKAAAERAAGEAARADREKGEAVRARGDLQLALSRALLGPMQAGQRNAAPTPYEQEAFCGLASLRGSAACTFFLEEITRTPHACRQLECRAEFVWHALVGLDPRCREDVIRRFAVMRDTDCPPEQRRSLALACSRWDATPPDTAAVAARVLLDELKREADPARQIELAAGLIVLCRRMADADATDVGTQAAELISGAASKARVRETRIALVVCLAGVSSRIPSDDAAHVLANLASHPSDPDSLGALALAVSAAAVRQSPDQAANTCRPVAAVVAEAVSMQRRPEFLWELGDGLGALVGHLPAAEGAALCTEGITRAQSRYAARVLAECLAGVADLMERATAEQVCLPAATHLADRVAPRVTPVAAERYEAALGVAALARHLDKTKANELCLRVLTTLQNAPVIETTLRRLDDRTGDDVEATLSGFVDKTSAVKGRDRLTVSSGTPIKPGNWLSTGRLAQRNFYRNKVERHVTASAVNTLALGWLAGDLSRLMSARTPPHYTYRPFLLALGSFTAPPTLPAPILTCRLSDGVFWLPPQELVELLKHPFCVGEAQRAVLDAMEFTHQRRFRDLWDFVDYARAHQPQLDLLTPPPRLQP
- a CDS encoding helix-turn-helix domain-containing protein; this translates as MAVAPSVYGPRASTALPGHQLRKEKGVSQEAFAHQIQIDRSYFGSIERGERNVSLDNICLIAAGLGVPPSELLRFDAVRDVEPARVDE
- a CDS encoding GIY-YIG nuclease family protein, encoding MTPEPTPPNADLYRAGQQYIADRARLSAGRKQTATWVTVAAECGVDRKAVVTAANFTSAVDRIAANCGRGARRLLLSDHPRLPARVLMKIGRTHAERQRFALAQARAGRNPLGKPPAGVDPPFDTHGYTEVASRLARNAGLLDHVADGLLATRPRAWPAAGRTDGVLHDVRTIRAHWRRIDALMKRAGGRLADERGHQPWKPRGRPAAYAPTTTRAKVASVRGIAEKNARELPRVVRETPPTRAEADAVREAARVLRRAAERLAAVVRSRGHDPLTGPPAVPGTYVAFCRLPEAATAVRIGKLGTFDFPAGYYAYAGSAFGPGGVRKRTHRHLTTVTPRMWNLDHLKPLGTPVAVWWTLDRVKVEFAWAAILAALPGASYPARGFGAADNPKAKAHLIRFDRMPSVTAFRRRVAAALTGHAPIHEKTVAGWTGAGWPG